One Corynebacterium uterequi DNA segment encodes these proteins:
- the moaA gene encoding GTP 3',8-cyclase MoaA, producing MTPPLLLTDRYGRIGRDLRVSLTDRCNLRCTYCMPAEGLDWLPKESTLTDEEIIRLIRIGVTRLGIRNVRFTGGEPLLRKSLEQIVAATTALRTDDGRVPTTALTTNALGLARRASGLADAGLQRVNISLDTVDRATYAQLTRRDRLPDVISGIDAALDAGLRPVKINAVAMPGINSDHIIDLAAFCLQRGAQLRFIEQMPLGPRDQWDRTHMVTAEDILRELRSAFTLTPASEPRGSAPAALWNVTGHGLSGTIGIIASVTHSFCGACDRTRLTADGAIRNCLFAHEEFSLRDLLRDGANDEAIVDAWLNAMWAKKPGHGIDDEGFLQPERPMSAIGG from the coding sequence ATGACACCTCCGCTGCTTCTCACCGACCGCTACGGCCGTATCGGCCGCGACCTTCGGGTCAGCCTCACCGACCGGTGCAACCTCCGTTGCACCTATTGCATGCCGGCAGAGGGTCTCGACTGGCTGCCGAAGGAGAGCACCCTCACCGACGAAGAGATCATTCGCCTCATCCGCATCGGCGTCACCCGCCTGGGAATCCGAAATGTCCGCTTCACCGGCGGGGAACCTCTCCTGCGCAAGTCACTTGAGCAGATCGTGGCCGCTACCACCGCCCTACGCACCGACGACGGGCGCGTCCCCACCACCGCGCTGACCACCAACGCCCTCGGGCTCGCCCGGCGTGCCAGCGGCCTCGCCGACGCCGGGCTCCAGCGAGTCAACATCTCCCTCGACACCGTCGACCGCGCCACCTATGCCCAGCTCACCCGACGAGACCGTCTCCCCGACGTCATCTCCGGCATCGACGCCGCACTCGACGCCGGGCTGCGCCCCGTCAAGATCAACGCCGTCGCCATGCCGGGCATCAACTCCGACCACATCATCGACCTAGCTGCCTTCTGCCTGCAACGAGGCGCCCAACTCCGCTTCATCGAACAGATGCCCCTTGGCCCCCGGGACCAATGGGATCGCACCCACATGGTCACCGCCGAAGACATCCTCCGGGAACTGCGCAGCGCCTTCACCCTCACCCCCGCCTCCGAACCCCGAGGGTCGGCGCCTGCCGCCCTGTGGAACGTCACCGGACACGGCCTGAGCGGCACCATCGGCATCATCGCCAGCGTCACCCACTCCTTCTGCGGAGCCTGCGACCGGACCCGGCTGACCGCCGACGGCGCCATCCGAAACTGCCTCTTCGCCCACGAGGAATTCTCACTCCGCGACCTCCTGCGCGACGGCGCCAACGACGAGGCAATCGTCGACGCCTGGCTCAACGCCATGTGGGCCAAGAAGCCTGGTCACGGCATCGACGACGAAGGCTTCCTTCAACCCGAACGACCCATGTCCGCCATCGGAGGATAA
- a CDS encoding long-chain fatty-acid--CoA ligase — protein MLSTMQDVPLSIGHIVSYGSRVHASTTVTTFRTIEPETTTFGAIGSRSAAFAHALREELGITDDQRVGTLMFNSAEHLEVMFAVTAMGAVFVPLNKQLLDAQLRHIVRHCNVEVIVVDPRLVDKLTEFIPDASELRTVIITGTDGIPDAIGGVPALSYEALLDGRPTDYAWPELPDNTAAALCYSTGTEGAPKAIAYSHRSLYLQALTLRAADSLGISNGEAFLSCVPIYHVLSWGVPFAAWMSGTPLVLPAADLSAPRLADIIATAQPRKANGVPTLWNQLMVHYLEHPPHRMSLTEVFVGGSPATDWLIRTWEESFGVDIIHVWGMTETTTVGTVARPPAGSSGEQRTAYRVSQGRFDPSLDYRVVNDGDIVTPDQYRPGEIQVRGNLVTASYLPDDADTARATSFTEDGWLRTGDVGTVTSDGFLSISDRARDVIRSGGEWIYSAQLENVIMESDAILECAVVGIPHVKWGERPLAVAVTYPGYPPTADTARAIRAELRAILPNWMIPEYWAFVDHIAKTSVDKFDKKDLRQHLADGLLDVITLPSPGDR, from the coding sequence ATGCTCTCGACCATGCAGGATGTCCCCCTCTCCATTGGGCACATCGTGTCTTACGGCTCCCGTGTGCACGCCAGCACGACGGTCACCACCTTTAGAACCATCGAGCCCGAGACCACCACCTTCGGCGCCATCGGGTCGCGCAGTGCCGCCTTCGCACACGCCCTGCGCGAGGAGCTCGGGATCACCGATGACCAGCGCGTCGGCACCCTCATGTTCAACAGCGCCGAGCATCTCGAGGTCATGTTCGCAGTCACGGCGATGGGCGCGGTCTTTGTGCCCCTCAATAAACAGCTGCTCGACGCTCAGCTTCGCCACATCGTCCGCCACTGCAACGTGGAGGTCATCGTCGTCGACCCCCGGCTGGTCGACAAACTTACCGAATTCATTCCCGACGCCTCCGAGCTACGCACCGTCATCATCACTGGCACGGACGGCATCCCCGACGCCATCGGCGGCGTTCCCGCACTCTCCTACGAAGCGCTGCTCGACGGTCGCCCCACGGACTATGCCTGGCCCGAATTACCGGACAACACCGCCGCCGCCCTGTGCTACTCCACCGGCACCGAGGGAGCACCGAAGGCGATCGCTTACTCCCACCGTTCCCTCTACCTGCAGGCGCTCACGCTGCGCGCAGCGGACTCCCTGGGGATCTCAAACGGCGAGGCCTTTCTCAGCTGCGTACCCATCTACCACGTGCTGAGCTGGGGCGTCCCCTTTGCCGCCTGGATGTCCGGCACCCCCTTGGTACTGCCAGCAGCCGACCTCAGCGCGCCCCGGCTAGCCGACATCATCGCCACCGCCCAACCCCGCAAAGCCAATGGCGTCCCCACCCTGTGGAACCAGCTCATGGTTCACTACCTCGAACACCCGCCGCACCGCATGAGCCTCACCGAGGTGTTCGTCGGCGGCTCCCCCGCCACCGACTGGCTCATCCGCACCTGGGAGGAGAGCTTCGGAGTCGACATCATCCACGTCTGGGGCATGACCGAAACCACCACCGTCGGCACCGTCGCCCGCCCGCCGGCCGGCTCCTCCGGGGAGCAACGCACCGCCTACCGCGTCTCCCAAGGCCGATTCGATCCCTCCCTCGACTACCGCGTCGTTAACGACGGAGACATCGTCACCCCAGACCAGTACCGTCCCGGCGAAATTCAAGTCCGGGGCAATCTCGTCACCGCGTCCTACCTCCCCGACGATGCGGACACCGCCCGCGCCACCAGCTTCACCGAAGACGGCTGGCTGCGCACCGGCGACGTCGGCACCGTCACCTCCGACGGATTCCTCTCCATCTCCGACCGGGCCCGCGACGTTATTCGCTCCGGCGGCGAATGGATCTACTCCGCGCAGCTGGAAAACGTCATCATGGAATCCGACGCCATCTTAGAATGCGCCGTCGTCGGCATCCCTCACGTTAAGTGGGGCGAACGCCCCCTCGCCGTCGCCGTCACCTACCCCGGGTATCCGCCCACTGCCGACACCGCCCGCGCCATCCGGGCAGAGCTCCGTGCCATCCTGCCGAATTGGATGATCCCCGAATATTGGGCCTTCGTCGACCACATAGCCAAGACAAGCGTCGACAAGTTTGACAAAAAGGACCTCCGTCAACATCTCGCCGATGGCCTCCTCGACGTCATCACCCTTCCCAGCCCGGGCGATCGATGA
- the rho gene encoding transcription termination factor Rho, with amino-acid sequence MKLTELRALAASRGLKGISGLRKGQLVAALSSGAPVRQEPAREQPARPEPTREEPPREESPRPAVASVASEETTPAEKAEHDRDGSSRPNRGRRGRRNRRNRRNREQRDNANAEQQNGHQREPEPEELESVAGILDVVDNNAAFVRTTGYRSAPSDVFVNNNMVRRFDLRSGDAIVGQVKVGGGGHTHGNGRNRRKYNQLVRVDSVNGMHPEEARKRPDFHKLTPLYPNQRLRLETQPNILTTRVIDLVMPIGKGQRALIVSPPKAGKTTILQNIANAIATNNPECYLMVVLVDERPEEVTDMQRSVKGEVIASTFDRPPAEHTAVAELAIERAKRLVEMGKDVVVLLDSITRLGRAYNNSSPASGRILSGGVDSNALYPPKRFLGAARNIEHGGSLTIIATAMVETGSAGDTVIFEEFKGTGNAELKLDRKISERRVFPAVDVNPTGTRKDELLMPPDEYRVMHKLRRILSALDSQAAIDLLIKQLKKTRSNGEFLMQVASSAPMAADKDVEEYL; translated from the coding sequence ATGAAGCTCACCGAGCTTCGCGCTCTCGCTGCCAGCCGAGGGCTGAAGGGGATCTCGGGTTTGCGGAAGGGGCAGCTGGTGGCTGCTTTGTCCTCCGGCGCCCCGGTCCGGCAGGAACCGGCCCGAGAGCAGCCGGCCCGACCGGAACCGACCCGGGAAGAACCGCCCCGGGAGGAATCCCCCCGACCGGCCGTAGCCTCCGTAGCCTCGGAAGAAACGACGCCGGCGGAGAAGGCTGAGCACGACCGTGACGGGTCTTCTCGCCCCAACCGGGGGCGGCGCGGCCGCCGTAACCGACGCAACCGTCGAAACCGGGAGCAGCGTGACAACGCCAACGCCGAGCAGCAGAACGGCCACCAGCGCGAACCGGAGCCGGAGGAGCTGGAGTCGGTGGCGGGCATTCTCGACGTGGTCGATAACAATGCCGCGTTCGTCCGCACGACGGGCTACCGCTCGGCACCGTCTGATGTGTTCGTCAACAACAACATGGTGCGTCGCTTTGACCTGCGCTCCGGCGACGCGATCGTTGGCCAGGTCAAGGTCGGCGGGGGTGGACACACCCACGGAAACGGCCGAAACCGCCGGAAGTACAACCAGCTGGTCCGGGTGGATTCGGTCAATGGGATGCACCCGGAGGAAGCCCGAAAGCGCCCCGACTTCCACAAGCTCACCCCGCTGTACCCGAACCAGCGGCTGCGCCTGGAGACCCAGCCCAACATCCTTACGACGCGCGTGATCGACTTGGTCATGCCGATCGGTAAGGGCCAGCGTGCGCTCATCGTCTCGCCGCCTAAGGCTGGTAAGACGACGATTTTGCAGAACATTGCGAACGCGATCGCCACGAATAACCCGGAGTGTTACCTCATGGTGGTGCTCGTCGACGAGCGCCCCGAGGAAGTCACCGACATGCAGCGCTCGGTCAAGGGCGAGGTCATCGCGTCGACCTTCGACCGCCCCCCGGCCGAGCACACTGCCGTCGCCGAGCTCGCCATCGAGCGGGCGAAGCGGCTGGTGGAGATGGGCAAAGACGTCGTCGTCCTGCTCGACTCGATCACGCGACTGGGCCGTGCGTATAACAACTCCTCGCCGGCGTCGGGGCGCATCCTTTCTGGTGGTGTCGACTCGAACGCGTTGTATCCGCCGAAGCGTTTCCTCGGCGCGGCGCGCAACATTGAGCACGGCGGTAGCCTCACGATCATCGCCACCGCCATGGTCGAGACTGGTTCGGCGGGCGATACGGTCATCTTTGAGGAGTTCAAGGGCACCGGCAACGCGGAGCTGAAGCTGGATCGCAAGATCTCGGAGCGTCGGGTGTTCCCGGCCGTCGATGTCAATCCGACGGGTACGCGCAAGGATGAGTTGCTCATGCCGCCGGACGAGTATCGGGTGATGCACAAGCTGCGCCGTATTCTCTCCGCGCTGGATTCGCAGGCGGCGATTGATCTGCTCATCAAGCAGCTGAAGAAGACGAGGTCGAATGGCGAGTTCTTGATGCAGGTGGCGTCGAGCGCTCCCATGGCCGCCGATAAGGATGTCGAGGAGTACCTGTAA
- the prfA gene encoding peptide chain release factor 1 translates to MAKEVSLVDDYVAEYQGIEAQMGDPEVAADQHLFRKLSKRYSELQPIIRANTELTRAQEDLEVAREMAYEDHDFQPEVERLEQETVELEEKLADLLAPRDERDGDDIIMEIKAGAGGEEAALFAGDLAKMYQKYAEKRGFTWDVLGLSESDLGGVKDMTVSIKAKTPSRDGVWSFLKFEGGVHRVQRIPVTESQGRIQTSAAGVLVYPEPDEVGSVEIDDKDIRVDVYRSSGKGGQGVNTTDSAVRITHLPTGLVVTCQKERSQIQNKARALQVLQARLDQMAAEAADAEAAEGRAAQVRTMDRSERIRTYNWPENRISDHRINYKANNLDTVLGGAMDDLITALQAAERAERLEAE, encoded by the coding sequence ATGGCGAAGGAAGTTTCTCTGGTCGACGACTACGTCGCCGAGTACCAGGGCATCGAGGCTCAGATGGGCGACCCGGAGGTGGCCGCTGATCAGCACCTGTTCCGCAAGCTGTCGAAGCGTTATTCGGAGTTGCAGCCGATCATCCGGGCGAACACCGAGCTCACCCGGGCCCAGGAGGACCTCGAAGTAGCCCGCGAGATGGCCTACGAGGATCACGACTTCCAACCCGAGGTGGAGCGCCTAGAGCAGGAGACCGTCGAGCTGGAAGAGAAGCTGGCGGATCTGCTGGCTCCGCGGGATGAGCGCGACGGCGACGACATCATCATGGAGATCAAGGCCGGCGCCGGCGGCGAGGAGGCTGCCCTGTTCGCCGGTGACCTCGCGAAGATGTATCAGAAGTACGCCGAGAAGCGGGGCTTCACGTGGGATGTGCTGGGCCTGTCGGAGTCGGACCTGGGCGGAGTCAAGGATATGACTGTGTCCATCAAGGCGAAGACCCCCTCGCGTGATGGGGTGTGGAGTTTCTTGAAGTTTGAGGGCGGTGTGCACCGCGTGCAGCGCATCCCGGTTACGGAGTCGCAGGGCCGGATCCAGACGTCCGCCGCCGGCGTGTTGGTGTACCCGGAGCCCGACGAGGTGGGCAGCGTAGAGATCGACGACAAGGACATCCGCGTCGACGTTTACCGGTCCTCCGGTAAGGGCGGACAGGGCGTTAACACGACGGACTCTGCGGTGCGTATCACCCACCTGCCGACGGGCCTGGTGGTGACCTGTCAGAAGGAGCGCTCCCAGATCCAGAACAAGGCCCGCGCGCTGCAGGTGCTGCAGGCCCGGCTGGATCAGATGGCGGCTGAGGCCGCGGATGCGGAGGCCGCCGAGGGGCGTGCCGCGCAGGTTCGGACCATGGACCGTTCGGAGCGCATCCGCACCTACAACTGGCCGGAGAATCGCATCAGCGATCACCGCATCAACTACAAGGCGAACAACCTCGATACGGTCCTGGGCGGGGCGATGGATGATCTCATCACCGCGCTGCAGGCGGCGGAGCGAGCCGAGCGGCTAGAGGCGGAGTGA
- the prmC gene encoding peptide chain release factor N(5)-glutamine methyltransferase: protein MLRDALAAGAARLAAAGCPSPEVDARLLAAHLLGVPALSMDRWGPAPAGFDELIERRVAREPLQHITGSAAFGHLDLAVGPGVFIPRPETELLADWAVTHAKRRAAPVVVDLCTGSGAIAQYVASMCPDATVVGVDASASALEFARRNAPDVTLVQADVRELILPELHGRVDVVVSNPPYVPLDDGLEPEVYHDPPEAVFSGADGMDLIRAFMPLVVALAAPGAVVGVEHDDSTSAAVVDTFRDAGLVNVEAMTDLAGRPRFVTAAKV, encoded by the coding sequence ATCCTCCGCGACGCGCTCGCCGCGGGTGCGGCCCGACTAGCCGCGGCGGGGTGCCCGTCGCCGGAGGTCGACGCCCGCTTGCTCGCGGCGCATCTGTTGGGCGTCCCGGCACTGTCGATGGACCGGTGGGGACCGGCACCTGCCGGATTCGATGAGCTGATCGAGCGTCGCGTGGCCCGGGAACCGTTGCAGCACATTACGGGCAGCGCCGCCTTCGGCCACCTGGATCTCGCGGTAGGCCCGGGTGTCTTCATCCCCCGTCCGGAGACGGAGCTGCTCGCCGACTGGGCGGTGACGCACGCGAAGCGTCGGGCTGCGCCTGTAGTCGTTGACTTGTGCACCGGCAGCGGAGCCATCGCCCAATACGTGGCCTCGATGTGCCCGGATGCCACGGTGGTGGGGGTGGACGCCTCGGCGTCGGCGTTGGAATTCGCTCGGCGTAATGCGCCGGATGTCACGCTGGTTCAGGCAGATGTCAGGGAACTGATCCTCCCCGAGCTGCACGGCCGGGTGGATGTGGTGGTTTCTAACCCGCCTTATGTGCCGCTTGACGACGGCCTGGAGCCGGAGGTGTACCACGATCCCCCGGAGGCCGTCTTTTCCGGGGCCGATGGCATGGACCTCATCCGGGCGTTTATGCCTTTGGTGGTGGCGCTGGCGGCCCCCGGCGCGGTGGTGGGCGTCGAACACGATGACTCTACGTCGGCGGCGGTGGTTGATACCTTCCGCGACGCCGGCTTGGTCAATGTGGAGGCCATGACTGACCTGGCGGGTCGTCCCCGTTTTGTCACCGCGGCTAAAGTGTAG
- a CDS encoding L-threonylcarbamoyladenylate synthase — translation MSKIYSMADPTSRQQGIAAAVEAVRAGRLVVLPTDTVYGLGCDAFDNEAVAKLLATKRRGPDMPVPVLVGSWTTIQGLTQGLSEDTKTLVEAFWPGGLSLVVPEAPSLPWNLGDTRSTVMLRMPLHPVAIELLREVGPMAVSSANISGQPAPTTATDAKQQLGRAVSVYLDGGTAEIGEASTIVDMSGPRPVILREGAITAERIGEVLRVPAEDLRRR, via the coding sequence ATGAGCAAGATTTACTCCATGGCCGATCCCACCTCGCGACAGCAGGGCATCGCGGCGGCCGTCGAGGCTGTTCGCGCCGGCCGCTTGGTGGTGCTGCCGACCGATACGGTGTACGGCCTTGGGTGCGACGCGTTTGACAACGAGGCTGTGGCGAAGCTGCTCGCCACGAAGCGCCGCGGTCCGGACATGCCGGTCCCCGTGCTGGTCGGATCGTGGACCACCATCCAGGGGCTTACTCAGGGCTTGAGCGAGGACACGAAAACGCTGGTTGAGGCTTTTTGGCCGGGTGGGTTGTCGCTCGTCGTTCCGGAGGCGCCGAGCCTGCCGTGGAACCTGGGAGACACCCGTTCGACGGTGATGCTGCGGATGCCACTGCACCCGGTGGCTATCGAGCTGCTCCGGGAGGTGGGGCCGATGGCGGTGTCTTCGGCCAACATATCGGGTCAGCCGGCTCCGACGACGGCGACGGATGCCAAGCAGCAGCTGGGACGCGCTGTGTCCGTGTATCTGGATGGCGGGACGGCTGAGATCGGCGAGGCATCGACGATCGTGGACATGTCCGGGCCACGTCCGGTCATCCTGCGAGAAGGAGCGATTACCGCCGAGCGCATCGGGGAGGTTCTGCGGGTTCCGGCGGAGGACCTGCGGCGCCGATGA
- a CDS encoding glycosyltransferase family 4 protein: MTPVGLPLRELAVVILVGAAVTFVLTGVVRVAAIRSGFVAEIRQRDVHTQPTPRLGGVAMFTGFGAAVFLANQLPALTRGFMPVTPEMTAVIAAAFVIVVVGIVDDLVELSAPVKLVGQVVAAVLMSLLGLSWSLLFVPWGGGTTVVLDQAYSVLVTTVVTVTLMNAVNFIDGLDGLAAGVGMVAGGAILVYALTVLHDLGGAVSAYPPALIAAGLVGVCAGFLPHNFEPARIFMGDSGSMLIGLLLAASATSASGKIDLSLYGAVDLIALISPLLVVAAAVFVPVLDLSMAVARRVARGASPFTADRQHLHHRLLAIGHSHRRTVLILYSWVSAVAFGAVSFSIVAPRWALAATVAALVCAGVFTARRSSPPRLR; this comes from the coding sequence ATGACCCCGGTGGGGCTTCCTCTGCGTGAGCTGGCAGTAGTCATCCTCGTGGGGGCTGCGGTGACTTTCGTGTTAACCGGAGTCGTGCGGGTGGCGGCAATCCGCAGTGGCTTCGTCGCCGAAATCCGCCAGCGCGATGTGCACACCCAACCGACGCCGCGGCTGGGTGGCGTCGCTATGTTTACGGGCTTCGGCGCGGCCGTCTTCCTGGCCAACCAGCTACCGGCGTTAACCCGGGGCTTCATGCCCGTCACCCCGGAGATGACGGCGGTGATTGCCGCCGCCTTTGTCATCGTGGTGGTGGGCATCGTCGATGACCTCGTGGAACTATCGGCCCCGGTGAAGCTGGTGGGCCAGGTGGTTGCGGCAGTGCTGATGTCTCTGCTGGGGTTGTCCTGGTCGCTGCTGTTTGTGCCCTGGGGTGGCGGTACCACTGTGGTACTGGACCAGGCCTATTCGGTGCTCGTCACCACGGTGGTCACGGTGACCTTGATGAACGCGGTGAACTTCATCGACGGCCTCGACGGGTTGGCGGCCGGGGTGGGAATGGTCGCCGGCGGGGCCATTCTGGTCTACGCCCTCACGGTCTTGCATGACCTTGGTGGCGCGGTGAGCGCTTATCCGCCGGCCCTTATCGCCGCTGGTCTGGTCGGGGTGTGCGCCGGTTTCCTGCCGCATAACTTTGAGCCCGCGAGGATCTTTATGGGCGACTCGGGCTCGATGCTCATCGGGTTGCTCCTGGCGGCGTCAGCGACGAGCGCCTCGGGCAAGATCGACCTGTCGCTGTACGGCGCAGTGGATCTCATCGCGCTGATTAGCCCCCTGCTCGTCGTAGCGGCGGCGGTATTCGTGCCGGTGCTGGATCTCTCGATGGCGGTGGCGCGACGGGTGGCCAGGGGCGCGAGTCCCTTCACGGCGGATCGACAGCACCTTCACCACCGGTTGTTGGCGATCGGCCATAGCCACCGTCGAACTGTGCTCATCCTCTATTCGTGGGTGTCCGCGGTGGCTTTCGGCGCAGTGAGTTTTTCCATCGTCGCACCCCGCTGGGCACTGGCGGCGACGGTCGCGGCCCTGGTATGCGCCGGAGTGTTCACGGCGCGTCGAAGCTCGCCGCCACGGCTACGGTAG
- the atpB gene encoding F0F1 ATP synthase subunit A: protein MKGHFHAPELDPEFFPGQTYDQMLLEDFANGWFALDRIMLVRLFMAAVLLIVFMVAFRNPKLVPKGFQNVAEIAVDFVRINIAEDILGKKEGRRFLPLLATIFFSVLFMNVATIIPFLNISPNSRIGMPIVLAVAGYVAMVYAGAQRYGFGKFVKSSVVIPNLPPLLHLLVVPIEFFSTFILRPVTLALRLMANFLAGHIILVLLYSATNFFFWQLNAWTSLSGLTIVAAILFTVYEIIVIFLQAYIFALLVAVYIELSLHADSH from the coding sequence ATGAAGGGGCACTTCCATGCCCCCGAATTGGATCCTGAATTTTTCCCGGGGCAAACCTATGACCAGATGCTGTTGGAAGACTTTGCCAACGGCTGGTTCGCACTCGATCGGATTATGCTCGTCCGCCTGTTTATGGCGGCCGTGCTCCTGATCGTCTTCATGGTCGCCTTCCGCAACCCCAAGTTGGTTCCGAAGGGCTTCCAAAACGTCGCTGAGATCGCGGTCGACTTCGTCCGCATCAACATCGCAGAGGACATCCTCGGAAAGAAGGAAGGCCGGCGGTTCCTGCCGCTGCTCGCCACCATCTTCTTCTCCGTGCTGTTCATGAACGTCGCGACGATCATCCCCTTCCTGAACATCTCGCCTAACTCGCGTATCGGCATGCCGATCGTGCTGGCGGTTGCCGGGTATGTGGCGATGGTCTACGCCGGCGCTCAGCGATACGGGTTCGGCAAGTTCGTGAAGTCCTCTGTGGTCATTCCGAATCTGCCGCCGCTGCTGCACCTCCTGGTGGTGCCGATCGAGTTCTTCTCGACCTTCATCCTGCGTCCGGTCACCTTGGCTCTTCGTCTTATGGCGAACTTCCTGGCTGGCCACATCATCCTGGTCCTGCTGTACTCTGCCACGAACTTCTTCTTCTGGCAGCTCAATGCATGGACCTCGTTGTCCGGGTTGACCATTGTGGCGGCGATTCTGTTCACCGTGTACGAGATCATCGTGATCTTCCTGCAGGCGTACATCTTCGCCCTGCTGGTGGCGGTGTACATCGAACTGTCCTTGCACGCCGACTCGCACTGA
- a CDS encoding ATP synthase F0 subunit C, producing MNEIILAQAAETSVTGLGAVGYGIATIGPGLGIGILVGKTVEAMARQPEMAGQLRTTMFLGIAFVEALALIGLVAGFLF from the coding sequence ATGAACGAGATCATCCTGGCTCAGGCAGCAGAGACCTCCGTCACCGGCCTCGGAGCCGTCGGCTACGGCATCGCCACCATCGGCCCGGGCCTCGGCATTGGCATCCTCGTCGGCAAGACCGTTGAGGCCATGGCTCGCCAGCCCGAGATGGCCGGCCAGCTGCGTACCACCATGTTCCTGGGTATCGCCTTCGTCGAGGCCCTCGCGCTCATCGGCCTGGTTGCTGGCTTCCTGTTCTAA
- a CDS encoding F0F1 ATP synthase subunit B, protein MTNVFYLLAAEGESLPLEGGNSILLPKTYDIVWSIIPFLVILIVFWKYVLPKFQEVLTEREDRIKGGIQRAEAAQAEAKAALEKYNAQLAEARNEAAEIREQARVKGKEIEAEARANAEAESKRIIESGEKALAAERERVVGELRGELGQNSISLAEKILGKELSADVKRTESIDSFLSELDAIAPAGK, encoded by the coding sequence ATGACGAACGTCTTTTACTTGCTTGCGGCGGAGGGGGAGTCCCTGCCTCTTGAGGGAGGCAACTCCATCCTCCTGCCCAAGACCTACGACATCGTCTGGTCCATCATTCCGTTCCTGGTCATCCTGATCGTCTTCTGGAAGTACGTACTTCCGAAGTTTCAGGAGGTCCTGACCGAGCGTGAGGACCGGATCAAGGGCGGCATTCAGCGCGCCGAGGCCGCCCAGGCCGAGGCCAAAGCCGCACTTGAGAAGTACAACGCGCAGCTCGCCGAGGCCCGCAACGAGGCAGCCGAGATCCGTGAACAGGCCCGCGTCAAGGGCAAGGAGATCGAGGCTGAGGCTCGCGCCAATGCCGAGGCAGAGTCCAAGCGCATCATCGAGTCCGGCGAGAAAGCTCTGGCGGCGGAGCGGGAACGCGTCGTCGGTGAGCTGCGCGGGGAGCTTGGACAGAACTCGATCAGCCTCGCCGAGAAGATCCTCGGCAAGGAACTCTCGGCCGACGTTAAGCGGACCGAGTCGATCGACTCCTTCCTGTCCGAGCTGGATGCCATCGCCCCGGCCGGAAAGTGA
- a CDS encoding F0F1 ATP synthase subunit delta, translated as MHAASREALQTVASKVDELVTGDHAVVLGAQTGIELFEVVGLLDEDRALRVAVSDPAATAQQRAGIADALFGGKVSDPTASLLRAASTEQWSSSNEFRRGLVLCGRRALLRAAEAQGQLEAVEDELFALSRLLDREGELTQLLSDRTAASSAKRGLLANVLYGKVTMFTEALALQVIGRPERNPIDDLAAIAAQAAELRGRTVAHVVSSGALNDGQQAALAEKLGRIYGREMAIHTEVDPSLLGGVTIRVGDEIIDGSTRGKLTRMRAALA; from the coding sequence ATGCACGCAGCAAGCCGTGAGGCACTACAAACAGTTGCCAGCAAGGTAGACGAACTGGTCACCGGCGACCACGCCGTGGTCCTGGGGGCGCAAACCGGCATCGAGCTCTTCGAGGTTGTCGGGCTGCTCGACGAGGATCGCGCCCTACGGGTCGCCGTGTCTGATCCGGCGGCCACCGCGCAGCAGCGTGCGGGGATTGCCGACGCTCTCTTCGGCGGGAAGGTCTCCGACCCGACGGCGTCTCTACTCCGCGCTGCGTCCACCGAGCAGTGGTCGAGCAGCAACGAGTTCCGCCGCGGACTGGTTCTGTGCGGTCGCCGCGCGTTGCTGCGCGCCGCCGAAGCCCAGGGACAACTCGAAGCCGTCGAAGACGAGCTGTTCGCGCTGTCGCGCCTGCTCGATCGGGAAGGGGAGCTCACCCAGCTCCTCTCCGACCGCACCGCGGCGTCGAGCGCGAAGCGTGGCCTGTTGGCGAACGTGCTCTACGGGAAGGTCACCATGTTCACCGAGGCGCTCGCGCTGCAGGTGATCGGCCGCCCCGAACGTAACCCGATCGACGACCTGGCCGCTATCGCGGCTCAGGCCGCCGAACTGCGGGGACGTACCGTCGCCCACGTCGTCTCCTCGGGAGCACTGAATGATGGCCAGCAAGCGGCACTAGCCGAGAAGCTGGGACGTATTTACGGCCGGGAGATGGCCATCCACACCGAGGTTGACCCCAGCCTCCTCGGAGGGGTGACCATCCGTGTCGGCGACGAGATCATTGACGGTTCTACCCGGGGCAAGCTGACCCGGATGCGTGCCGCGCTCGCGTAG